The following coding sequences lie in one Rutidosis leptorrhynchoides isolate AG116_Rl617_1_P2 chromosome 4, CSIRO_AGI_Rlap_v1, whole genome shotgun sequence genomic window:
- the LOC139904480 gene encoding probable glucan endo-1,3-beta-glucosidase A6, with amino-acid sequence MKNQKATKMPLVFLSLFCFIASSRAVFSNRVGISYGRLGNNLPTPARAVELLQTMNAGRVKLYDADHEVLNLLSGKPIDVAITVANDEISGIAANQHLADQWVYEHILAHYPNTRIRYVLVGNEVLSTISTTQDLQIARDLVPAMRRIKNTIKTQGIKNIKVTTPLAMDMMETMFPPSNGSFKPEIRDLMLPLLKYINGTKSYIFLDVYPYLVWSESQRDNHTAINLDFALLKTGNQTYTDPNSGYVYNDLLDQMLDSVVYAMAKLGYSDVLIAIAETGWPHEGDSNEVGANRENAAEYNNNLIRKMSVVPAAGTPARPGEVIPTFIFSMFDENQKYGPATERHWGLLNPDGSPVYQVNITGKGVPSD; translated from the exons ATGAAGAACCAAAAAGCCACCAAAATGCCTCTTGTTTTTCTATCATTGTTCTGTTTCATTGCTTCCTCAA GAGCCGTGTTCTCGAATAGGGTGGGTATAAGCTACGGGCGGTTAGGAAACAATCTACCAACTCCAGCTCGAGCCGTTGAGCTTCTTCAAACCATGAACGCGGGTCGGGTCAAACTCTACGATGCTGACCATGAAGTGCTCAATCTCCTATCGGGAAAACCAATCGACGTAGCAATCACAGTTGCAAACGATGAAATATCAGGAATCGCTGCAAATCAACATCTAGCGGACCAATGGGTATACGAACATATTCTAGCTCATTATCCCAACACTAGAATTCGTTACGTTCTTGTAGGAAATGAAGTCTTAAGCACAATTAGTACGACACAAGATTTGCAAATAGCGCGTGATCTTGTACCCGCTATGAGAAGAATAAAGAACACTATAAAAACACAAGGGATTAAAAACATCAAAGTCACAACTCCTCTAGCAATGGACATGATGGAAACCATGTTTCCACCTTCGAACGGGAGTTTTAAGCCCGAGATACGTGACTTAATGCTACCTTTATTAAAGTACATAAACGGAACAAAATCATACATTTTTTTAGATGTTTATCCTTACTTAGTGTGGTCCGAAAGTCAAAGAGATAATCATACTGCTATAAACCTTGATTTCGCTTTACTTAAAACTGGGAACCAAACGTACACGGATCCAAACAGTGGATATGTATACAATGATCTTTTGGATCAGATGCTTGATTCTGTTGTGTACGCAATGGCTAAGTTAGGATACAGCGACGTGTTAATTGCTATTGCAGAAACGGGCTGGCCACACGAGGGTGACTCGAATGAAGTTGGTGCAAACAGAGAAAATGCAGCTGAATATAATAACAATCTTATAAGAAAAATGTCTGTTGTTCCAGCTGCAGGAACACCAGCCCGGCCCGGTGAAGTTATTCCAACTTTTATATTTTCGATGTTTGATGAAAATCAAAAATACGGGCCGGCTACTGAAAGACACTGGGGGCTATTAAATCCTGATGGGAGCCCTGTTTATCAGGTGAACATAACTGGGAAAGGTGTGCCATCTGATTAG